Proteins encoded together in one Planctomycetia bacterium window:
- a CDS encoding Cof-type HAD-IIB family hydrolase gives MARPLRYRLLAVDIDGTLVNSRDELTPVVRAALQEAAAAGVKIVLATGRRYSRALPFAAPLGIRAPIVTASGALIKDPLDHRTLFRAHLERSDLLDVLATTSERGFDAVLYADTYAEGFDYYCPKVVGVGPALAEYYAVNAGSEREQHDLMANPPDGIFAGFAMGTRSEMFALDAELQRKLPDKLYTHVIRSPRYQGFMCEIAPAGATKWSGVRHVADDWDIADDEICAVGDDVNDLPMLVGSGLGVAMGNAVDELKAAADRIAPHHDEDGLAEVVRWILDEH, from the coding sequence ATGGCCCGACCGCTACGCTACCGTCTGCTCGCCGTCGATATCGATGGAACGCTCGTCAACAGCCGAGATGAGCTGACGCCGGTCGTTCGCGCCGCTCTGCAAGAAGCCGCCGCGGCGGGGGTGAAAATCGTACTGGCGACGGGCCGCCGCTATAGCCGTGCCCTCCCCTTCGCCGCTCCGCTGGGGATTCGCGCGCCGATCGTCACCGCTTCCGGCGCGCTGATCAAAGACCCACTCGATCATCGAACTTTGTTTCGCGCGCATCTGGAACGCTCGGATCTGCTCGACGTGCTGGCGACCACGTCCGAGCGCGGATTCGATGCCGTGCTCTATGCCGACACCTATGCCGAAGGGTTCGACTATTATTGCCCGAAGGTCGTGGGGGTTGGGCCGGCGCTAGCGGAGTATTATGCCGTCAATGCAGGAAGCGAGCGTGAGCAACACGACCTCATGGCGAACCCACCGGACGGGATCTTCGCCGGCTTCGCGATGGGGACGCGCAGCGAAATGTTTGCGCTCGACGCCGAGTTGCAGCGCAAGCTTCCCGACAAGTTGTATACGCACGTCATTCGGAGTCCGCGCTACCAAGGCTTTATGTGCGAGATCGCGCCGGCCGGAGCGACCAAATGGAGCGGCGTGCGACACGTGGCCGACGATTGGGACATCGCCGACGATGAGATCTGCGCCGTCGGCGACGACGTCAACGATCTGCCGATGCTCGTCGGCTCGGGACTCGGCGTGGCGATGGGCAACGCCGTCGACGAGTTAAAGGCCGCCGCAGATCGAATTGCTCCGCATCACGATGAAGACGGCCTCGCCGAAGTGGTGCGCTGGATTCTCGACGAGCATTAA
- a CDS encoding TIGR03960 family B12-binding radical SAM protein — MFNHALKELVDRRVLTRVQNPIAYAGGELNSVAKDHRTVRGKLCLAFPDLYTIGMSNQGMQVLYTLMNQRDDWACERSYAPMLDMEERLRAEGLPLYSLETFTPLAEFDVVGFSLQYEISYAGILTMLDLGGIPLRGESRTLAHPLVIAGGPCTQNPEPLAPFIDLFITGDGEPSLPMACDAWLDACDEVLGGAPPASGSLGQLQREEALALVAARLPFAYVPRFYEARYADDGTFQSLRPTRGEARATIEPSVIGDLENAVLPLAPIVPYAECVHDRIAVEIMRGCPWQCRFCQSTVIKRPLRIRSVENIVESALTMYRNTGIDQVSLLSLSSSDYPYFEQLVRRMHETFVPLGVRIALPSLRVNEQLKALTTLIEGDNRGLTLAPEVARDDMREQIRKKIKNEDLFEGCRSAFANGYTHVKLYFLIGLPGERQIDLDGIIDMGETISRIGREVNGRNAPVTVSVSNFVPKAHTPYQWNGMQTREYFAWAHKYLRQRQNVKAVKLKCTDVEVSMLEGVLSRGDRRIGDVIERAWRSGARLESWYEHFDAERWWTAMRELGLDPNVTLHRPYPLMDRLPWDHINVKKGRTFLEKEQQRATLQLKEMATAV, encoded by the coding sequence ATGTTCAACCACGCGCTCAAAGAACTCGTCGATCGTCGCGTTTTGACTCGGGTTCAGAACCCGATCGCTTACGCCGGCGGCGAACTCAACAGCGTGGCGAAAGATCATCGCACGGTACGCGGCAAGCTTTGCCTAGCATTCCCGGATTTATACACGATCGGGATGAGCAACCAAGGGATGCAGGTGCTCTACACGCTGATGAACCAGCGCGACGATTGGGCCTGCGAACGGAGCTATGCTCCGATGCTCGACATGGAGGAACGGCTGCGCGCCGAAGGGCTGCCTCTTTACTCGCTCGAAACATTCACGCCGCTGGCCGAGTTCGACGTCGTCGGCTTTTCGCTTCAGTACGAGATCAGCTACGCCGGAATTCTGACGATGCTCGACCTCGGCGGCATCCCGCTCCGTGGCGAATCGCGAACCCTCGCACATCCGCTCGTCATCGCCGGCGGCCCTTGCACGCAAAATCCCGAGCCGCTGGCTCCGTTCATCGATCTCTTCATCACCGGTGACGGCGAGCCTTCACTGCCGATGGCGTGCGACGCTTGGCTTGATGCTTGCGATGAGGTTCTCGGCGGTGCCCCTCCTGCATCCGGTTCGCTCGGTCAGTTGCAGCGCGAAGAAGCGTTGGCCTTGGTAGCCGCCCGTTTGCCGTTCGCATACGTTCCTCGATTTTACGAAGCTCGCTATGCCGACGACGGCACGTTTCAATCTCTGCGCCCGACGCGCGGCGAAGCCCGAGCGACGATCGAGCCATCCGTGATCGGCGATTTGGAAAACGCCGTGTTGCCCCTGGCGCCGATCGTGCCGTATGCCGAGTGCGTGCATGATCGGATTGCGGTGGAAATCATGCGCGGTTGCCCCTGGCAATGCCGTTTCTGCCAGAGCACGGTCATCAAACGGCCGCTGCGAATTCGCAGCGTCGAGAATATCGTCGAATCGGCCCTGACGATGTACCGCAACACGGGCATCGATCAGGTCTCGCTCCTTTCGCTTTCCAGTAGCGACTATCCCTACTTCGAGCAACTCGTTCGTCGAATGCATGAGACGTTCGTGCCGCTCGGAGTTCGCATCGCGCTGCCGAGCTTACGCGTGAACGAGCAACTGAAGGCGCTCACGACCTTGATCGAAGGAGACAATCGCGGGCTTACGCTTGCTCCCGAGGTAGCTCGCGACGACATGCGCGAACAGATTCGCAAGAAGATCAAGAACGAAGACCTATTCGAAGGTTGTCGTTCGGCATTCGCCAACGGTTACACGCATGTAAAACTTTACTTCTTGATCGGGCTGCCCGGGGAAAGGCAGATCGATCTCGACGGCATCATCGACATGGGGGAGACGATCTCCAGGATCGGCCGCGAGGTAAACGGCCGCAACGCGCCGGTCACGGTGAGCGTGTCGAATTTCGTTCCCAAGGCGCACACCCCTTATCAATGGAACGGCATGCAGACGCGCGAATACTTCGCCTGGGCGCACAAGTATTTGCGGCAACGGCAAAACGTGAAAGCCGTGAAGTTGAAATGCACCGACGTCGAAGTGAGCATGCTCGAAGGAGTGCTCAGCCGCGGCGATCGGCGCATCGGCGATGTGATCGAGCGAGCTTGGCGCAGCGGGGCCCGGCTCGAGAGTTGGTACGAGCATTTCGACGCCGAGCGCTGGTGGACGGCGATGCGCGAACTCGGCCTCGATCCGAACGTGACGCTGCACCGCCCTTACCCGTTGATGGATCGCCTACCGTGGGACCATATCAACGTGAAGAAGGGGCGAACGTTCTTAGAGAAAGAACAGCAGCGCGCCACCCTGCAACTCAAAGAGATGGCGACCGCCGTTTAG
- a CDS encoding protein-L-isoaspartate(D-aspartate) O-methyltransferase, with translation MLHAQTSTSDFKIQRDRMVRDEVAGAGVKNERVLDAIRSTQRHEFVNFRDRAMAYYDMALPIGEGQTISPPFIVAYMTEQLDPQPTDKVLEIGTGSGYQAAVLSPLVKEVYTIEIVEPLGRQAARVLQKLQYKNVFTKIGDGFQGWPEKAPFDKIIITCSPEKVPQPIVDQLREGGRIIVPLGQRYQQMFYLFVKKDGKLVSEALRPTLFVPMTGKAEAQREVKPDALHPTLVNGSFETSYLENEKEVPQNWHYVRQATLVADEKEAPQGKQFIVFKNAEPGRGSQALQGFAVDGKQVHTIELSFQVRGTDLRPGTRRDEMPLATVTFYDERQDTVGERAVGPWRGSFKWQQETTELDVPLRAKTAIVRIGLLGALGEIAFDGVQVRAVEGKKKK, from the coding sequence ATGCTGCACGCGCAAACAAGCACGTCGGACTTTAAGATTCAGCGCGATCGGATGGTGCGCGACGAAGTAGCCGGTGCCGGAGTCAAGAACGAACGGGTACTCGATGCGATTCGCAGTACGCAACGGCACGAGTTCGTCAACTTCCGCGATCGGGCGATGGCTTACTACGACATGGCGCTGCCGATCGGCGAAGGGCAAACGATCTCGCCGCCGTTCATCGTGGCCTACATGACCGAGCAACTCGATCCGCAACCGACAGATAAGGTGCTCGAGATCGGCACCGGCAGCGGCTACCAAGCGGCGGTGCTTAGTCCGCTGGTAAAAGAAGTCTACACGATCGAAATCGTGGAGCCGCTAGGGCGGCAAGCGGCACGCGTGCTGCAGAAGTTGCAATACAAGAACGTGTTCACGAAGATCGGCGACGGCTTTCAAGGCTGGCCCGAAAAAGCTCCGTTCGACAAGATCATCATCACTTGCTCTCCCGAAAAAGTACCGCAACCGATCGTGGATCAACTGCGTGAGGGAGGGCGAATCATCGTGCCGCTCGGTCAACGCTATCAGCAGATGTTTTATCTGTTCGTCAAGAAAGACGGCAAACTCGTCAGCGAAGCGTTGCGGCCGACGCTGTTCGTGCCGATGACCGGCAAAGCCGAGGCGCAGCGCGAAGTGAAGCCCGATGCGCTGCACCCGACGTTGGTCAACGGCAGCTTCGAGACTTCGTATTTGGAAAACGAAAAAGAAGTGCCGCAGAATTGGCACTATGTTCGACAAGCGACCCTCGTGGCCGATGAAAAAGAGGCCCCGCAAGGGAAGCAATTCATCGTCTTCAAGAATGCGGAGCCGGGCCGAGGTTCGCAAGCACTGCAAGGTTTCGCAGTCGACGGCAAGCAGGTTCACACGATCGAACTGAGCTTTCAAGTTCGCGGAACCGACTTGCGTCCCGGCACGCGCCGCGATGAAATGCCTCTGGCGACGGTGACGTTTTACGATGAACGCCAAGACACAGTCGGCGAACGAGCGGTCGGCCCGTGGCGCGGGTCGTTCAAATGGCAACAAGAAACGACGGAGCTCGACGTGCCGCTGCGCGCGAAGACGGCGATCGTCCGCATCGGGCTACTAGGTGCGCTCGGCGAGATCGCCTTCGACGGGGTGCAGGTACGCGCCGTCGAAGGAAAGAAGAAAAAGTAA
- a CDS encoding VOC family protein — protein sequence MKALPVPAGFRGVTPYLIVREAGKAIEFYKRAFGAQEIMRIAGPGEMIGHAELKIGEGVIMLADEFPDMGFRGPESLGGTPVSMMFYVENVDAQVEAAIAAGAKIKKPLQNQFYGDRSATLTDPFGHVWTIATHIEEVPAEEMQKRAAAFIEKECK from the coding sequence ATGAAAGCTCTTCCGGTGCCCGCAGGCTTTCGCGGCGTCACTCCTTACCTAATCGTTCGTGAGGCGGGAAAGGCGATCGAGTTTTACAAGCGTGCTTTCGGTGCGCAGGAAATAATGCGGATCGCCGGCCCCGGCGAGATGATCGGTCATGCCGAATTGAAGATCGGCGAGGGGGTAATCATGCTCGCCGATGAGTTTCCCGATATGGGCTTTCGCGGTCCCGAATCGCTCGGAGGGACGCCGGTCTCAATGATGTTCTACGTCGAGAACGTCGACGCTCAGGTCGAGGCGGCGATCGCTGCCGGAGCGAAAATCAAAAAACCTTTGCAGAACCAATTCTACGGCGACCGATCGGCTACGCTCACCGATCCGTTCGGCCATGTCTGGACGATCGCCACGCACATCGAAGAGGTGCCTGCCGAGGAGATGCAAAAGCGGGCCGCGGCGTTTATTGAGAAAGAGTGTAAGTAA
- a CDS encoding sigma-70 family RNA polymerase sigma factor, with product MYLTQMGEIPLLTRQQEIALAKQIEITRARFRRKLLECDFVIQDAVRILQRVHNGELPFDRTVQVSVTDHLEKEQIMGRFPHNLRTLQVLLKRNRKDYQTAAAKSSKSSERRAAWCRLGRQRRRAVRLVEELGLRTQRIEQKIRTLEEFSRRVDELKAKILANKAAKGSVDERHKLVSDFRKILVACQETPTSLRKRVAYLKATYTEYQRAKRGLSEGNLRLVVSIAKKYRNRGLSFLDLIQEGNAGLMRAVDKFEYRRGFKFCTYATWWIRQAITRAVADQSRTIRIPVHMVETMSKVRNVSRKLLQELGREPTIEETARAAGVPTEEARRVLAMSRFPISLDRPVGNSEDSHFGDLLPDGTVESPAIGAAQEMLRTRINKVLKSLSYREREIIKLRYGLGDGYSYTLEEVGHIFKVTRERIRQIEAKAVRKLQQPSRAAELSGFLD from the coding sequence ATGTATCTGACGCAAATGGGTGAAATCCCGTTGCTCACGCGTCAGCAAGAAATCGCGTTGGCGAAGCAGATCGAAATCACGCGGGCCCGCTTCCGTCGGAAGTTGCTTGAGTGCGATTTCGTGATTCAAGACGCGGTTCGCATTCTGCAACGGGTCCACAACGGCGAGTTGCCGTTCGATCGGACCGTGCAAGTCTCGGTGACCGATCACTTGGAAAAAGAGCAGATCATGGGGCGCTTCCCGCACAACCTGCGGACGCTCCAAGTGTTGCTCAAGCGGAATCGCAAAGACTACCAAACGGCCGCCGCAAAAAGCTCGAAGTCTTCGGAGCGCCGCGCCGCTTGGTGCCGCCTCGGGCGTCAGCGTCGCCGTGCGGTGCGCTTAGTCGAAGAGCTTGGCTTGCGCACGCAACGGATCGAACAAAAGATCCGCACATTGGAAGAGTTCAGCCGTCGAGTCGATGAGCTCAAAGCGAAGATTCTCGCCAACAAGGCTGCGAAGGGCTCGGTCGACGAACGCCATAAGCTCGTCTCCGACTTTCGTAAGATTCTCGTCGCCTGCCAAGAAACTCCGACGAGCTTGCGAAAGCGCGTCGCGTATCTCAAGGCGACCTACACGGAATACCAACGCGCCAAGCGAGGTCTTTCGGAAGGCAACTTGCGGCTCGTCGTCTCGATCGCCAAAAAGTATCGCAACCGCGGTTTGAGCTTCTTGGATCTGATCCAAGAAGGAAACGCCGGTTTGATGCGGGCCGTCGACAAGTTCGAGTATCGCCGCGGATTCAAATTCTGCACGTACGCTACGTGGTGGATTCGCCAAGCGATCACGCGAGCCGTCGCCGACCAAAGCCGGACGATTCGTATTCCGGTTCACATGGTCGAGACGATGTCGAAGGTGCGCAACGTCTCGCGGAAGTTGCTGCAAGAGCTCGGTCGCGAGCCGACGATCGAAGAAACGGCTCGTGCGGCCGGTGTGCCGACGGAAGAAGCTCGCCGCGTATTGGCGATGAGCCGCTTCCCGATCTCGCTCGATCGTCCGGTAGGCAACAGCGAAGACAGCCACTTCGGCGACTTGCTCCCCGACGGCACGGTCGAAAGCCCGGCCATCGGCGCCGCGCAGGAAATGCTCCGCACGCGGATCAACAAGGTGCTGAAGTCGCTGAGCTACCGCGAACGCGAAATCATTAAGCTCCGCTACGGTCTCGGCGACGGCTACAGCTACACGCTTGAAGAAGTCGGCCACATCTTCAAAGTGACCCGCGAACGCATTCGCCAGATCGAAGCGAAGGCCGTGCGTAAGTTGCAACAACCGAGCCGAGCCGCGGAGCTTTCGGGCTTCCTCGACTAA
- a CDS encoding type II toxin-antitoxin system RelE/ParE family toxin → MTYTVVVTEQAAREMEDAATWWARERSVEQAERWYAGIRSAVSMLTEMPERCPLAAEHVDFRYALRELYYGLGSRPTHRAVFTIVKQTVIVLAVRHFAQDTLRAGDI, encoded by the coding sequence ATGACGTACACCGTCGTCGTCACCGAGCAGGCCGCTCGCGAGATGGAGGATGCCGCGACGTGGTGGGCACGTGAGCGCTCCGTCGAACAGGCTGAACGCTGGTACGCCGGCATACGTTCTGCCGTTTCCATGCTGACGGAGATGCCTGAGCGTTGTCCCTTGGCGGCAGAGCATGTCGACTTCCGTTATGCATTGCGAGAATTGTATTACGGCCTCGGATCGCGGCCGACGCATCGTGCGGTCTTCACGATCGTGAAACAGACAGTGATCGTGCTCGCGGTACGCCACTTTGCACAAGACACCCTGCGCGCCGGCGACATCTAA
- a CDS encoding SAM-dependent chlorinase/fluorinase, whose translation MTPLPPVITLTTDFGADSPYVAQMKGVILSLNPAARIVDVTHSVPPQDIRQGAWTLAEVAPFWPPGTIHIAVVDPGVGTDRELVCAAIGEAWYLAPDNGLLSRLAMARPPSTIIALESRQFRLSPVSNTFHGRDILAPAAAHLSLGLDPHRLGPTLDRLMEIPWAEVSFMPGKIKGTVRSIDSFGNLITDVAADKLTDVPTEPDRVRIRCDEHETQGLFKTYADQPPMTLVAVIGSSGYLELAIVGDSAAIMLGVRAGAPISVEW comes from the coding sequence ATGACGCCGCTCCCGCCCGTCATCACGCTCACCACCGATTTCGGTGCCGATAGCCCTTACGTGGCACAGATGAAGGGCGTCATTTTGTCGCTCAACCCTGCGGCGAGGATCGTCGACGTTACGCACTCCGTTCCGCCGCAAGATATTCGCCAGGGAGCGTGGACGCTTGCGGAAGTTGCCCCGTTTTGGCCGCCGGGCACGATCCACATCGCCGTCGTCGACCCCGGCGTGGGAACCGATCGCGAGCTCGTTTGCGCGGCGATCGGCGAGGCGTGGTACCTTGCCCCCGACAATGGGTTACTCAGTCGCTTGGCGATGGCGCGGCCCCCCTCTACAATCATCGCGTTGGAAAGCCGGCAGTTCCGGCTTTCACCTGTTTCGAATACGTTTCACGGTCGCGATATTCTGGCACCTGCCGCTGCGCATCTGAGTCTTGGGCTCGATCCGCATCGCCTCGGCCCGACGCTCGACCGCTTGATGGAAATCCCTTGGGCCGAGGTCAGCTTCATGCCGGGTAAGATCAAAGGGACCGTCCGCTCGATCGACTCGTTCGGCAACCTCATTACCGACGTCGCCGCCGACAAGCTCACCGACGTGCCGACCGAGCCCGACCGCGTGCGCATCCGTTGCGACGAGCATGAGACGCAAGGCCTGTTCAAGACATATGCCGATCAACCTCCGATGACGCTCGTGGCCGTGATCGGTTCGAGCGGCTACCTCGAACTGGCGATCGTCGGCGATAGCGCGGCCATCATGCTCGGCGTCCGTGCCGGGGCGCCGATCAGCGTCGAATGGTAA
- the bioA gene encoding adenosylmethionine--8-amino-7-oxononanoate transaminase, protein MLEGLSSDPTRKPSRDDLLRWDREHFWHPFTQMAEYEPLVIERAEGCTLYDLDGRAYLDGVSSLWCNVHGHRHPKLDAAIRTQLDQVAHTTALGASHVPGILLAKRLVDLAPAGLRHVFFSDAGATAVEAALKMAFQYWRQRRDPKPEKTCFIAFTDAYHGDTLGSVSVGGVARFHAMFEPLLFETLRLPAPRTYRLPEGIKPEEACDHYLAQVEELLEREHHRTAALIVEPLVQCAAGMLMHPAGFLRGLRDLTRRFDVLLIADEVAVGCGRTGKMFACEHEAVVPDLLCLAKGLTGGYLPLAATMATDEIWEAFLGKSQDSRQFYHGHTYCGNPLGAAVALASLDLFIEERVFEQLPEKISRIGLHLERIGQSPHVGNVRQRGMIGAIELVRDRTTQEPYAWEERRGMAACLEARRHGVLLRPLGDVIVVMPPLAMKLGEIDRLMIAIEQGIAVATA, encoded by the coding sequence ATGCTAGAAGGCCTCTCTTCGGACCCGACGCGGAAGCCCTCGCGCGACGATCTGCTCCGTTGGGATCGCGAACACTTTTGGCATCCGTTCACGCAGATGGCCGAATACGAGCCGTTGGTGATCGAGCGTGCCGAAGGCTGCACGCTTTACGATCTCGACGGCCGCGCCTATCTCGACGGCGTGAGCAGCCTCTGGTGCAACGTCCACGGCCATCGTCACCCGAAACTCGATGCCGCGATTCGAACACAGCTCGACCAAGTCGCCCATACGACGGCTCTCGGAGCTTCCCATGTTCCGGGCATCCTGCTCGCCAAGCGGCTCGTCGATCTTGCTCCGGCGGGCTTGCGGCATGTCTTTTTTTCCGATGCCGGGGCGACGGCCGTCGAGGCGGCTTTGAAGATGGCGTTTCAATACTGGCGTCAACGACGCGATCCCAAGCCGGAGAAAACCTGCTTCATCGCGTTTACCGATGCTTACCATGGCGACACGCTGGGGAGCGTCAGCGTCGGCGGCGTAGCCCGATTTCATGCGATGTTCGAGCCGCTCTTGTTCGAGACGCTTCGGCTGCCGGCTCCACGCACCTATCGGCTGCCCGAGGGAATCAAGCCGGAAGAGGCGTGCGACCATTATCTGGCGCAGGTCGAAGAGTTGCTCGAGCGTGAACACCATCGCACGGCGGCGCTGATCGTCGAGCCGCTGGTACAGTGTGCCGCCGGGATGCTTATGCATCCGGCCGGCTTTCTACGCGGGCTGCGAGACCTTACCCGTCGCTTCGACGTATTGCTGATCGCCGATGAAGTGGCCGTGGGCTGCGGGCGCACCGGAAAGATGTTCGCCTGCGAACATGAAGCGGTCGTGCCCGACTTATTGTGCCTCGCCAAAGGTCTGACCGGCGGTTACCTGCCGCTGGCCGCGACGATGGCTACCGATGAGATTTGGGAAGCGTTTCTGGGTAAATCGCAAGACTCGCGCCAGTTTTATCACGGCCATACTTATTGCGGCAACCCGCTCGGAGCGGCCGTCGCTCTCGCCTCGCTCGATTTGTTTATCGAAGAGCGCGTATTCGAGCAGTTGCCGGAAAAGATCTCCCGCATCGGATTGCATCTGGAACGGATCGGCCAAAGCCCTCACGTCGGCAATGTGCGCCAACGCGGCATGATCGGTGCGATCGAATTAGTTCGCGATCGGACGACGCAGGAGCCCTATGCATGGGAAGAACGACGCGGCATGGCGGCCTGCCTGGAAGCTCGACGGCATGGCGTGCTACTCCGACCGTTGGGAGATGTCATCGTCGTCATGCCCCCTCTGGCGATGAAGCTGGGAGAGATAGATCGACTCATGATCGCGATCGAGCAAGGAATCGCCGTCGCGACCGCATGA
- a CDS encoding SGNH/GDSL hydrolase family protein — MARRTRILFVGDSVTAGYGLAGAASFVQLTTDRLTERGLLVETCTDGLDGADSRYLLRRFDRMVTGHDPDWVVLAIGLNDARPPQSRTPCEPADFAGNLLELIDRILSIGARPVLVVPNPRWDGGAPKSAAEDLMQSYAAVVRSIAEALMLPIVDLHHAFMHEPDGMTMIPDGVHPDARGHELMADLTTEELLSLLGAPMSQSAVASQRPFDASYSRDPRRN; from the coding sequence ATGGCGCGACGGACGCGAATCTTATTCGTCGGTGACTCGGTTACGGCGGGCTACGGCCTGGCCGGTGCCGCTTCGTTCGTCCAATTGACGACGGACCGCCTCACCGAGCGCGGCCTGCTGGTGGAGACTTGCACCGACGGTTTAGATGGTGCCGATAGCCGCTACTTGCTTCGCCGCTTCGATCGGATGGTCACGGGGCACGATCCCGATTGGGTCGTGCTTGCGATCGGGCTGAACGATGCTCGCCCGCCGCAAAGCCGCACTCCTTGCGAACCCGCTGATTTCGCCGGCAACCTGCTCGAACTCATCGACCGGATTCTTTCGATAGGTGCGCGGCCGGTGCTTGTCGTTCCGAATCCACGCTGGGACGGCGGAGCTCCGAAGTCCGCGGCCGAAGACCTAATGCAATCGTATGCCGCGGTCGTGCGAAGCATCGCCGAAGCGCTGATGCTGCCGATCGTCGATCTGCATCATGCCTTCATGCACGAGCCCGACGGCATGACGATGATTCCCGACGGCGTGCATCCCGACGCTCGGGGGCATGAGTTGATGGCCGATCTCACGACCGAAGAGCTATTGTCGTTGCTCGGTGCTCCGATGTCGCAATCCGCGGTCGCTTCTCAGCGACCTTTCGACGCGAGCTATTCGCGCGACCCTCGCCGTAACTAA
- a CDS encoding MotA/TolQ/ExbB proton channel family protein, translating into MSRINRFALAVVRSSILWGSLASLGFFTLIHTGVLSDVFFSRYFAGHWVEYCETIMFFIGLAQLILRAGDIAEQRANIGKVKFEETVPVGDCEVEARTLLTQLEALPASTRESYLPRRLRETLDAICRKSSADDLQDDLRFYSDVDAGRAHSSYAMVRIIIWAIPILGFLGTVIGITIAIAGLDPKLLENSLPIVTSGLGVAFDTTALALALSMVLMFGQFFIDKQEARLLSDVDNRANDMLTPRFPPAGSEQDPQLNGVRRMAEAVISSVERTVERQAEIWNHTISVSNERWESVTSAGREQLEEAFGKALARSMETHRKHMTAIEDGSAEQNRKHWLQVQHALEACAASNASQQLELRRQADSLLQIVNGAGQVRQLEDALSRNLTTLSASQHLQETLMNLTGAVNLLNARLERISTPAGSYSLPVNSSSVSKAA; encoded by the coding sequence GTGAGCCGAATCAATCGTTTTGCCCTCGCCGTCGTTCGTTCGTCGATCCTGTGGGGCTCGCTCGCCTCGCTCGGGTTTTTCACGCTCATCCATACGGGCGTGCTAAGCGATGTTTTCTTCAGTCGCTACTTCGCCGGTCACTGGGTCGAATACTGCGAAACGATCATGTTCTTCATCGGGCTCGCGCAGCTCATCTTGCGAGCCGGCGATATCGCAGAGCAGCGTGCGAACATCGGCAAGGTCAAGTTCGAGGAAACGGTTCCGGTCGGCGATTGCGAAGTCGAAGCACGCACTTTGCTGACGCAACTCGAGGCCCTTCCCGCCTCGACGCGCGAATCGTATCTCCCTCGACGCTTACGCGAAACGCTCGATGCGATCTGTCGCAAAAGCTCGGCCGACGATCTGCAAGACGATCTTCGATTTTATTCCGACGTCGATGCCGGCCGCGCGCATTCGTCGTATGCGATGGTTCGCATCATCATCTGGGCCATTCCGATTCTCGGCTTCCTCGGCACGGTCATCGGGATCACGATCGCGATCGCCGGCCTCGACCCGAAGCTGCTGGAAAACTCGCTTCCCATCGTCACGTCGGGCCTCGGTGTCGCATTCGATACGACGGCCCTCGCGCTGGCGCTTTCGATGGTGCTGATGTTCGGGCAGTTCTTTATCGACAAACAAGAAGCTCGCTTATTGTCCGACGTCGATAACCGCGCCAACGATATGCTCACGCCCCGCTTCCCACCGGCCGGCAGCGAGCAAGATCCGCAGCTCAACGGCGTTCGCCGCATGGCCGAGGCGGTCATCAGTTCCGTCGAGCGCACGGTCGAACGTCAGGCCGAAATTTGGAACCACACGATCAGCGTATCTAACGAGCGTTGGGAATCGGTCACTTCCGCCGGGCGCGAGCAATTGGAAGAAGCCTTCGGCAAGGCGCTTGCCCGGAGCATGGAAACGCATCGCAAGCACATGACGGCGATCGAAGACGGCTCTGCCGAGCAGAACCGAAAGCATTGGCTTCAGGTGCAGCATGCCCTCGAGGCGTGCGCTGCGAGCAACGCCTCGCAACAATTGGAGCTTCGTCGCCAAGCCGATTCGCTGTTGCAAATCGTGAACGGTGCCGGACAGGTTCGTCAATTGGAAGATGCTCTCTCGCGCAACCTGACGACCCTCTCTGCGTCGCAGCACTTGCAAGAGACGCTCATGAACCTGACGGGCGCGGTCAATCTTTTGAATGCCCGGCTCGAACGGATCAGCACGCCTGCCGGTTCGTATTCTCTGCCCGTAAACTCCTCGAGCGTGAGTAAGGCTGCATGA
- a CDS encoding 6-carboxytetrahydropterin synthase — MFRVTRQIDFCYGHRLMNYDGKCKYLHGHNGRAIIAIEAESLDNRGMVLDFSDIKKVVSNWIDVNLDHRMLLHRDDPAVETLRAIGEPIYLLDSNPTAENIAKLIFDFTKSQGFPIVESILWETPNCFATYAPSK; from the coding sequence ATGTTTCGCGTTACTCGCCAAATCGATTTCTGCTACGGCCACCGGTTGATGAACTACGACGGCAAGTGCAAGTATCTGCACGGCCACAACGGCCGAGCCATCATCGCGATCGAAGCCGAATCGCTCGACAACCGGGGGATGGTGCTCGATTTCTCCGACATCAAGAAGGTCGTGAGCAACTGGATCGATGTGAATCTCGATCATCGGATGTTGCTGCATCGCGACGATCCCGCGGTCGAAACGCTGCGCGCGATCGGTGAGCCGATCTATCTGCTCGACAGTAACCCGACGGCCGAAAACATCGCGAAGCTCATTTTCGACTTCACGAAGAGCCAAGGCTTCCCGATCGTGGAGTCGATTCTGTGGGAAACGCCGAATTGCTTCGCCACGTATGCGCCTTCGAAGTGA